A window of the Gossypium arboreum isolate Shixiya-1 chromosome 2, ASM2569848v2, whole genome shotgun sequence genome harbors these coding sequences:
- the LOC108467049 gene encoding aquaporin PIP2-2-like: MAKDVEVGGEFQAKDYHDPPPAPLVDAQELTQWSFYRAIIAEFIATLLFLYITVLTVIGYKSQVDPDKGSQDCDGVGILGIAWAFGGMIFILVYCTAGISGGHINPAVTFGLFLARKVSLVRAILYMAAQCLGAICGCGLVKAFQKSYYNKYGGGANSLADGYSTGTGLAAEIIGTFVLVYTVFSATDPKRNARDSHVPVLAPLPIGFAVFMVHLATIPITGTGINPARSFGAAVMFNQDKPWDDHWIFWVGPFIGAAIAAIYHEYILRAGAAKALGSFRSSSAM, from the exons ATGGCTAAGGATGTTGAGGTTGGTGGTGAGTTCCAAGCCAAGGACTACCATGATCCTCCACCAGCTCCATTGGTAGATGCCCAAGAGTTAACTCAGTGGTCCTTTTACAGGGCTATAATAGCTGAGTTCATTGCCACCCTTTTGTTTTTATACATCACAGTGTTAACAGTGATCGGATACAAGAGccaagttgatccagataagggTAGTCAAGATTGTGATGGTGTTGGCATTCTTGGTATTGCTTGGGCCTTTGGTGGCATGATTTTCATCCTTGTTTACTGCACTGCTGGTATCTCAG GGGGACATATCAACCCAGCAGTGACCTTTGGGCTTTTCTTGGCTCGTAAGGTATCATTGGTTCGAGCCATACTTTATATGGCTGCTCAATGTTTAGGAGCCATTTGTGGGTGTGGGTTAGTCAAGGCATTCCAAAAGAGTTATTACAACAAGTATGGTGGAGGAGCTAATAGCTTGGCTGATGGATACAGCACTGGCACTGGTTTGGCTGCTGAAATTATTGGCACATTTGTGCTTGTTTACACTGTTTTCTCTGCAACTGATCCCAAAAGAAACGCAAGAGATTCTCATGTTCCT GTGTTGGCACCACTTCCCATTGGGTTTGCTGTGTTTATGGTTCATTTGGCAACTATTCCGATCACCGGAACCGGAATCAACCCTGCTCGTAGTTTCGGAGCTGCTGTTATGTTCAACCAGGACAAGCCATGGGATGACCAT TGGATATTCTGGGTTGGACCATTCATTGGAGCTGCCATTGCTGCAATTTATCACGAGTATATCCTCAGAGCAGGAGCTGCTAAAGCTCTTGGATCCTTCAGAAGCAGCTCAGCCATGTAA
- the LOC108467050 gene encoding uncharacterized protein LOC108467050, with the protein MDFKTLKLMIFHGSLARRVLLRALMVITALSIVPLLQIISGVDLESGYSSSFIFPGTFAFSKAWGSFKMVQYGGNGNLTTSVVKELMGKNMLNYSAKALCVGEGSMSAVMALKDLGFFDVHGVYRHPFFSLKHKKFIYELDYEDKSYDFVLSRDLDKVSVPALLVLEIERVLKPGGIGAILIGPTGSDPTSLIRSATPVSSLLKASIVVYVDHLNELTLVVFEKKLENVTYFEQYRLPADCPSMTNNKAIMNHIEPLMEVKPMEFEENIAYLPEFVNVSSKQRLVYIDIGASEHMNSNVSSWFFPSYPLDHKAFDVYFVDHNISVMLSYIKRAGINFVYYPGLAENRAALSSTNRDSDPYVEDEGFDFQLWFKDTVQYADYVVLKMNAGDVELQLLSDLFESGIICFIDELFLHCSDRTESGQAVKGRDCMSLFKSLRRAGVYVHQWWGA; encoded by the coding sequence ATGGATTTTAAGACCTTGAAATTGATGATCTTTCATGGTTCTTTAGCAAGACGTGTACTTTTACGTGCTCTAATGGTGATTACTGCTTTGTCAATTGTTCCTCTACTGCAAATCATATCTGGGGTTGACCTTGAATCTGGTTATTCAAGTTCATTTATATTCCCAGGCACTTTTGCCTTCTCTAAAGCTTGGGGTTCATTTAAAATGGTTCAATATGGAGGAAATGGGAACTTGACAACCAGTGTGGTTAAAGAGCTAATGGGAAAGAACATGTTGAATTACAGTGCAAAAGCTCTATGTGTTGGTGAAGGTTCAATGTCAGCTGTCATGGCATTGAAAGACTTGGGATTCTTTGATGTTCATGGGGTTTATAGGCACCCCTTTTTCTCTCTTAAGCATAAGAAGTTCATTTATGAGCTTGATTATGAAGACAAATCTTATGATTTTGTGTTGTCAAGGGATTTAGATAAAGTATCTGTCCCTGCGCTTCTTGTGCTTGAGATTGAACGTGTTCTTAAACCAGGTGGAATTGGTGCTATACTTATTGGTCCTACTGGTTCAGACCCTACTAGCTTGATTAGATCGGCTACACCGGTTTCTTCTCTATTGAAAGCTTCTATTGTTGTTTATGTTGATCATTTGAATGAGCTTACATTAGTTGTATTCGAGAAGAAACTTGAAAACGTCACTTACTTTGAGCAATATCGTCTCCCTGCTGATTGTCCATCTATGACAAACAACAAAGCTATAATGAATCATATTGAGCCTCTTATGGAAGTGAAACCAATGGAGTTTGAGGAAAACATTGCTTATTTGCCTGAGTTTGTTAATGTATCTTCGAAGCAACGGTTGGTTTATATTGATATCGGGGCCAGTGAACATATGAACTCGAATGTTTCAAGCTGGTTCTTCCCATCTTATCCTTTGGATCATAAAGCTTTCGATGTTTATTTCGTTGATCATAATATTTCAGTGATGCTATCTTATATCAAAAGAGCTGGTATTAACTTTGTTTATTACCCTGGCCTTGCTGAAAACCGAGCTGCATTGAGTTCAACTAATAGGGATTCGGATCCATATGTTGAAGATGAAGGGTTTGACTTTCAACTCTGGTTTAAAGATACAGTCCAATATGCAGATTATGTGGTTCTGAAAATGAATGCAGGTGATGTGGAGTTGCAACTTCTATCAGATTTGTTTGAAAGTGGAATCATATGCTTCATCGATGAACTTTTTCTTCACTGCTCGGACCGAACTGAAAGTGGACAAGCTGTGAAAGGAAGAGACTGTATGAGTCTCTTCAAGTCCCTTAGAAGAGCTGGTGTTTATGTGCATCAATGGTGGGGAGCTTAG